A genome region from Thermococcus gorgonarius includes the following:
- a CDS encoding serine/threonine-protein kinase RIO2, whose product MVSKLLALDAYPNLRDLDFRILRGVELNMRHHRWVPLEDIARFARVDVETASFRLGKLDNWGLVVRRSDIGYIGYQLTIHGYDALAIRALAKKGVIEAISTTQIGVGKDADVYVGITPSGEKVAVKFNRIGGRTASRKAAYHRHIFYDKHHTSWLYVSRLIAKKEHEALVLLSPIAKVPRPIAWNRHVVVMEFVEGKELAELRDTDLTKEEAAEILDKVLDEYLKIVRFGIVHSDMSEFNIVLTKEGDILIIDWAQYISTAYPESYELLKRDVSVLLNAFGRRWGVRREFSEVWPEFESAWRESRGEENGN is encoded by the coding sequence ATGGTCAGCAAACTGTTGGCTCTTGACGCTTACCCAAACCTCCGCGACCTCGACTTCAGGATACTGAGGGGAGTAGAGCTCAACATGCGCCACCACCGCTGGGTGCCCCTGGAGGATATAGCGCGCTTCGCTAGGGTTGACGTTGAGACGGCATCTTTCCGCCTTGGAAAGCTCGACAACTGGGGCCTCGTTGTAAGGAGGAGCGACATAGGTTACATAGGCTACCAGCTGACGATACACGGCTACGACGCCCTGGCAATAAGAGCCTTGGCAAAGAAAGGGGTCATAGAGGCCATAAGCACAACCCAAATCGGAGTCGGTAAGGATGCGGACGTCTACGTCGGTATAACCCCATCCGGGGAGAAGGTCGCGGTAAAGTTCAACAGGATTGGGGGCAGGACGGCTTCCAGAAAGGCAGCGTACCACAGGCACATCTTCTACGATAAACATCACACGAGCTGGCTCTACGTTTCAAGGCTCATAGCAAAAAAGGAGCACGAGGCATTGGTTCTGCTGAGCCCGATAGCCAAGGTCCCGAGGCCAATAGCATGGAACCGGCATGTGGTTGTTATGGAGTTCGTTGAGGGAAAGGAACTCGCCGAGCTGAGGGATACAGACTTGACAAAGGAAGAGGCGGCGGAAATACTCGATAAAGTGCTTGATGAGTACTTGAAGATAGTCCGCTTTGGGATAGTCCACTCCGACATGAGCGAGTTCAACATAGTCCTGACAAAGGAAGGAGATATACTCATAATTGACTGGGCCCAGTACATCAGCACCGCCTATCCGGAGAGCTACGAGCTGTTGAAAAGAGACGTAAGCGTTCTGCTGAATGCGTTTGGGAGAAGATGGGGTGTTAGAAGGGAATTCAGTGAGGTGTGGCCCGAGTTCGAATCAGCCTGGAGGGAAAGCAGGGGGGAGGAGAATGGTAATTAA
- a CDS encoding radical SAM protein, with amino-acid sequence MVEMIRVSYGTAVAMGLRRGKTLARPTTAYLMTYWPGRCINDCSFCAQARSSKAPLEKLSRVLWPVFKLDDVVEGLQREKFARICLQTVDYPGMIGDVKEILGRFSVLSMPISISITPVDHETLEEFKSMGVDYVGVGLDAASERVFKAVKPGLSWREVWDFAERVVEVLGRGRAFVHVIVGLGETDKELVETFLRVKEIGGNVSLFAFTPIKGTKLENLSPPSLTRYRRIQLAQYLVEKGMEDAIVFDGEWIKGFDLSREDLKKIPPAVFMTRGCPGCNRPYYNERPGKEPYNYPFPPEGERFKEALKLSL; translated from the coding sequence ATGGTTGAGATGATCAGGGTTTCATACGGAACGGCAGTCGCGATGGGTCTAAGAAGGGGAAAGACGCTCGCCAGACCGACTACGGCTTACCTCATGACGTACTGGCCTGGAAGGTGCATCAACGACTGCTCTTTCTGTGCCCAGGCCCGATCAAGTAAAGCCCCCCTGGAAAAGCTTTCTCGAGTCCTTTGGCCTGTTTTTAAGCTTGATGATGTCGTCGAAGGCCTTCAAAGAGAAAAATTCGCAAGGATCTGCCTCCAAACCGTAGATTATCCAGGGATGATAGGGGATGTAAAGGAAATCCTTGGGAGGTTTTCTGTCCTCAGCATGCCGATCTCGATATCAATAACCCCTGTGGATCACGAAACCCTTGAGGAGTTCAAATCGATGGGAGTTGATTACGTTGGTGTTGGGCTTGATGCGGCAAGCGAGAGGGTTTTTAAAGCGGTAAAACCCGGCCTTTCATGGAGAGAGGTATGGGACTTCGCTGAGAGAGTTGTGGAAGTCCTCGGCCGTGGACGGGCATTTGTTCACGTTATAGTGGGCCTCGGCGAAACCGATAAAGAGTTAGTTGAAACTTTTTTGCGCGTGAAAGAAATCGGGGGGAACGTTTCTCTTTTTGCGTTTACGCCGATAAAGGGAACCAAACTCGAAAACCTCAGCCCTCCAAGTCTGACAAGGTACAGAAGAATACAGCTGGCCCAATATCTTGTCGAAAAAGGTATGGAAGACGCCATAGTGTTTGACGGTGAATGGATCAAAGGCTTCGACCTTTCCAGAGAAGACCTAAAAAAGATTCCCCCAGCGGTCTTTATGACCCGTGGCTGTCCCGGATGCAATAGGCCCTACTACAACGAGAGACCGGGGAAAGAACCCTACAACTACCCCTTCCCCCCAGAGGGAGAAAGATTCAAAGAAGCCCTAAAGCTCAGTCTTTGA
- a CDS encoding MFS transporter, which yields MDNSFRNIWLLNLSTFFFFLGISSVNPIVSPFSMTLGASPFLVGTLAGVTSVVSLISKPVGGLVGDRGYRLEAMILGNLLSLVSGVLYVVSALTGSIWLFAFSRALHGFSMGIFFPSSLSTAVDLAPVGRVGETLGWRGMMFSLGNIIGPALGGYASDYLGFAGAFFLVVIFSAVGALFVVPVRKDVGRTLVPVEKSEEANYSELLRPYFVAASVALLFFAASYSGVTTFLPALYKELSYPQRVFGTYMMVIGVASFVTRLIGGRSADRMGPIPVSAAGLLTVITGYMLLIRFTTPPASYASAVLIGAGFGLAVPAMQLMALGNLPQRIRTMGSSVYTMFFDLGTMGGQFALGYAAESLGYDGILRFLPALTGVALLILAVTYFEGDKNG from the coding sequence GTGGATAACAGCTTTAGAAACATCTGGCTCCTCAACCTGTCGACCTTCTTTTTCTTCCTGGGCATAAGCTCAGTCAATCCCATAGTATCTCCATTCTCGATGACTCTCGGCGCAAGCCCCTTCCTTGTCGGAACGCTTGCGGGCGTAACCTCGGTGGTCTCCCTGATCTCAAAGCCGGTTGGAGGTCTAGTTGGGGACAGAGGTTATCGTCTTGAGGCCATGATCCTTGGAAACCTCCTCAGCCTTGTTTCCGGTGTCCTCTACGTTGTTTCAGCTTTAACGGGCAGCATCTGGCTCTTTGCATTCAGCCGTGCACTCCACGGCTTCTCGATGGGAATATTTTTTCCTTCAAGCCTCTCGACGGCAGTTGACCTCGCCCCGGTCGGAAGGGTCGGTGAGACCCTCGGGTGGCGCGGCATGATGTTCTCCCTTGGCAACATCATCGGCCCCGCCCTCGGCGGCTATGCCTCCGACTACCTCGGCTTCGCCGGTGCGTTCTTCCTTGTGGTCATTTTCTCGGCGGTTGGGGCGCTCTTTGTGGTTCCAGTGAGAAAAGACGTTGGGAGAACTCTCGTACCTGTGGAGAAGAGCGAGGAAGCCAACTACTCCGAACTTCTCAGGCCATACTTTGTGGCGGCGTCGGTGGCCCTTCTCTTCTTTGCGGCCTCCTATTCTGGCGTGACCACCTTTCTCCCCGCCCTCTACAAGGAGCTCTCCTACCCCCAGAGGGTCTTCGGGACGTACATGATGGTCATCGGGGTAGCGAGCTTTGTCACCAGGTTGATTGGGGGCAGGAGCGCCGACAGGATGGGGCCGATACCCGTCTCCGCGGCGGGCCTCCTCACGGTTATAACCGGCTACATGCTCCTCATCAGGTTCACAACTCCCCCGGCTTCCTACGCGAGCGCGGTTCTCATAGGTGCTGGCTTCGGCCTGGCAGTTCCGGCGATGCAGCTCATGGCCCTCGGAAACCTGCCCCAAAGGATAAGAACGATGGGTTCGAGCGTCTACACGATGTTCTTTGACCTTGGAACCATGGGTGGTCAGTTCGCCCTCGGCTATGCCGCGGAAAGTCTCGGCTATGATGGAATCCTTAGGTTCCTACCCGCTTTGACGGGGGTAGCCCTTTTAATACTGGCCGTGACGTACTTCGAGGGGGATAAAAATGGTTGA
- a CDS encoding isoaspartyl peptidase/L-asparaginase family protein, producing the protein MVAIIVHGGAGTIRKEERIPKVIEGVREAVLAGWRELKRGSALDAVEEAVKALEDNPLFNAGTGSVLTLDGKVEMDAAIMRGKTLEAGAVAGIWGVKNPISVARKVMEKTDHVLLIGEGAVKFARLLGFEEYDPVTEERLKQWEELRKKLLEKGETKHWKKLNELIKEYPEVLRSTVGAVAFDGEEVVAGTSTGGVFLKMFGRVGDTPIIGGGTYANEVAGASCTGLGEVAIKLALAKSATDFVRLGMDAQAASEAAISLATRYFGPDTMGIIMVDSKGNVGFAKNTKHMSYAFMKDGMNEPEAGV; encoded by the coding sequence ATGGTCGCTATCATAGTCCACGGCGGTGCCGGCACAATAAGAAAAGAGGAGAGGATTCCGAAAGTCATTGAGGGTGTTAGAGAGGCCGTTCTTGCCGGCTGGCGCGAGCTGAAGCGCGGTTCTGCCTTAGATGCCGTCGAGGAAGCGGTGAAAGCCCTCGAAGACAACCCCCTCTTCAACGCCGGAACCGGGAGCGTTCTAACCCTCGACGGAAAGGTGGAGATGGACGCTGCCATAATGCGCGGGAAAACGCTGGAAGCCGGCGCCGTTGCCGGAATCTGGGGTGTTAAAAACCCGATAAGCGTCGCCAGAAAGGTCATGGAGAAGACCGACCATGTGCTCTTAATCGGTGAAGGTGCCGTAAAGTTCGCCCGTCTTCTCGGCTTTGAGGAGTACGACCCAGTAACAGAAGAGAGACTAAAGCAGTGGGAAGAGCTCAGGAAAAAGCTCCTTGAGAAGGGAGAAACCAAGCACTGGAAGAAGCTCAACGAGCTGATAAAGGAGTACCCAGAGGTTCTGAGGAGCACTGTCGGTGCGGTGGCCTTCGACGGTGAAGAAGTGGTTGCCGGAACCTCAACGGGCGGCGTCTTCCTCAAGATGTTCGGCAGGGTCGGAGACACGCCAATAATCGGCGGCGGAACCTACGCCAACGAAGTGGCCGGAGCCTCCTGCACAGGTCTCGGTGAAGTGGCAATAAAGCTCGCCTTGGCAAAGAGCGCAACCGACTTTGTCAGGCTCGGGATGGACGCCCAGGCCGCGAGCGAAGCGGCGATAAGCCTCGCCACCAGATACTTTGGCCCGGACACGATGGGCATCATCATGGTTGATTCAAAGGGCAACGTCGGCTTCGCCAAGAACACGAAGCACATGAGCTACGCATTCATGAAAGACGGTATGAACGAGCCGGAGGCTGGGGTTTAG
- a CDS encoding DMT family transporter — MNGTVLGVVAALASAFCWATATILVKVGMRSKSPVAVNVIRLYLVSLMYLTVLIPTGRVMEIINSSLLYLAVAFISAQFGFVIGDYFYFNALHRMGVSRTVPITSTYPLWTVLWASIFLGRRIGLEVYLGALLIVLAIIIVRKAEEEEHADPRGFIYALLAPVSWSIAITMMDWLTGHFNSLTLAGLRMFSGAIGVSVFLPAYKDEILNTNLRELAVLAGAAFSGLFLGQFLFVYSTQSVGSQVSAPVSAINPLLTSLMAVIFLKETPNRRIFEGLALAIVGILLVSMG, encoded by the coding sequence ATGAACGGGACAGTGCTTGGAGTGGTTGCCGCTCTTGCATCTGCGTTCTGCTGGGCAACGGCTACAATATTGGTAAAGGTCGGGATGAGATCCAAAAGCCCTGTAGCTGTCAACGTAATCCGTCTCTACCTAGTTTCCCTGATGTATCTGACCGTTCTCATTCCGACGGGAAGAGTAATGGAAATAATCAATTCAAGCCTCCTCTATCTTGCCGTTGCTTTTATCTCGGCTCAGTTCGGCTTTGTTATAGGCGATTACTTTTACTTCAATGCCCTTCACAGGATGGGCGTTTCAAGGACTGTTCCCATTACCTCCACTTACCCCCTGTGGACAGTCCTGTGGGCATCGATTTTCCTGGGGAGGAGGATAGGCCTTGAGGTCTATCTGGGAGCTCTACTGATAGTCCTGGCTATTATCATAGTTCGGAAGGCCGAGGAAGAAGAACATGCGGATCCCAGAGGTTTTATTTACGCTTTACTCGCCCCTGTTTCCTGGAGCATAGCCATAACTATGATGGACTGGCTTACCGGACACTTCAACTCCCTGACGCTGGCCGGCCTCAGGATGTTTTCCGGGGCCATAGGTGTTTCGGTCTTTCTCCCTGCCTACAAAGATGAGATTCTCAACACAAACCTGAGAGAACTTGCGGTACTTGCGGGAGCAGCCTTCAGCGGCCTCTTCCTCGGTCAGTTTCTCTTCGTCTATTCAACTCAGAGTGTTGGCTCCCAGGTCTCGGCCCCGGTTTCGGCAATAAACCCCCTTCTAACGTCCCTCATGGCAGTGATCTTCCTGAAGGAAACGCCAAACAGGAGAATATTCGAAGGGCTTGCACTGGCAATCGTTGGAATCCTCCTGGTTTCGATGGGCTGA
- a CDS encoding tRNA-binding protein has translation MWDTSKDYRLLVAEKSVELFLKTIEGAKFKGKWDKKKAIKLAREMIPEIQAMRYSYVEPKDLIETPQMKALKEKAMAIIEALGGEDWHHKFLSNASKEEREKVEEQVAKIKFFLNTILNLDKRLALGKINDPVIAVDIKVGEVMSVAKHPNADRLLVTNVNIGDRAITVVTNDLTVKEGNRVAVALLPPANFRGIVSEGMFLGAGEGVLKDVKGEIGGLPKGVPLEAFVETRNLVEAFLKG, from the coding sequence ATGTGGGATACGAGCAAGGACTACCGGTTGTTAGTGGCGGAGAAAAGCGTTGAACTGTTTCTAAAGACGATTGAAGGGGCGAAGTTTAAGGGCAAGTGGGACAAAAAGAAGGCTATAAAGCTTGCCAGGGAGATGATTCCCGAGATACAGGCCATGAGGTACAGCTACGTCGAGCCGAAAGATCTCATCGAGACGCCTCAGATGAAGGCTCTGAAGGAGAAGGCCATGGCAATAATCGAAGCCTTAGGCGGAGAGGACTGGCACCACAAGTTCCTCAGCAACGCCTCCAAGGAAGAAAGGGAGAAGGTAGAGGAGCAGGTGGCCAAGATAAAGTTCTTCCTCAACACTATTCTCAACCTGGATAAACGCCTTGCCCTCGGTAAGATAAACGATCCCGTCATAGCGGTCGACATAAAAGTTGGTGAGGTCATGAGCGTCGCCAAACATCCAAATGCAGACCGCTTGCTTGTCACAAACGTAAACATCGGCGATAGGGCCATAACAGTTGTCACCAACGACCTAACGGTTAAGGAAGGAAACCGTGTGGCAGTGGCCCTGCTACCGCCGGCAAACTTCAGGGGGATAGTCAGCGAGGGCATGTTCCTCGGCGCCGGAGAGGGAGTTTTAAAGGACGTTAAGGGAGAAATCGGCGGACTTCCAAAGGGGGTTCCGCTTGAGGCCTTCGTCGAGACGAGGAACCTCGTTGAGGCGTTTTTAAAAGGATGA
- a CDS encoding 16S rRNA methyltransferase, which produces MLHLIIAESELELPPESILDHPAIVNYAKRRGKKPNEIILDSTYHHAALRKLEDGERRGRPDIVHLCLLNALESILNKEGKLRVYVHTRNDDVIYVKPETRLPRNYNRFLGLMESLFKEKIVPKDLGLLRMKKKTIDQLIKEINPDAIFVMHEKGEKIKPWEFGKTLAEFRDPAVIVGGFPHGDFRKVDFGKRISLYDGSLMAWTVVNEVIVNAERYYLP; this is translated from the coding sequence ATGCTTCACCTGATAATAGCTGAGTCAGAACTCGAACTTCCTCCCGAGTCGATTCTGGATCACCCGGCTATAGTCAACTACGCGAAGAGACGGGGAAAGAAGCCAAACGAGATAATACTCGACAGCACCTATCATCACGCCGCTCTCAGGAAGCTTGAGGACGGCGAGAGAAGGGGAAGGCCGGATATAGTCCACCTGTGCCTTCTTAATGCCCTTGAGAGCATTCTCAATAAGGAAGGGAAACTTAGGGTCTACGTCCACACCCGAAACGACGATGTAATTTACGTAAAACCCGAGACCCGGCTTCCAAGGAACTACAACAGGTTTCTTGGCCTCATGGAGAGCCTCTTCAAGGAGAAGATAGTTCCTAAAGACCTCGGCCTGCTCAGGATGAAGAAAAAGACAATAGACCAACTGATAAAGGAGATAAACCCCGACGCAATCTTTGTCATGCACGAAAAGGGAGAAAAGATTAAACCTTGGGAGTTTGGAAAAACCTTGGCCGAGTTCAGAGATCCAGCTGTAATAGTAGGCGGCTTTCCACACGGGGACTTCAGGAAGGTTGACTTTGGTAAGAGAATAAGCCTGTACGATGGATCCCTCATGGCCTGGACTGTTGTAAACGAAGTGATAGTCAACGCCGAGAGGTACTACCTCCCATAA
- a CDS encoding saccharopine dehydrogenase family protein, producing MKVLVLGAGNIGKAVAYDLRDEFDVYVADISKERLDAVKEFATPIKLDASRFDDLVEALRKFELAVGTLPGNLGYSVVKAALKAGTDLVDVSFMPENPLELRDKAEEARVTVIFDAGFAPGLSHILMGRLWAELDTLEEGLIYVGGLPKHPRPPLYYRITWSPKDLIEEYVRKARVTRNGEILEIDPLSEVRKVRIKNMEFEAFPSDGLRSLLWSVRAKKLEEWTLRWPGHLEKIKVLRELGFFEEKNLDFTLNVIAPLMTYESPDFSIMEVLARGILNGKMTTGRYLVYDEEKDGLSSMSRLTGFTASSVARIVSESSCIYGVIPPEMLGMRIDTFNRILEDLKDRGVMIEGGIENASPDNS from the coding sequence GTGAAAGTTTTGGTACTGGGTGCTGGAAACATAGGGAAGGCCGTGGCCTACGATCTGAGGGATGAGTTTGACGTTTACGTTGCTGACATAAGTAAAGAGAGGCTTGATGCTGTTAAAGAATTTGCCACGCCGATTAAGCTAGACGCTTCGAGGTTCGATGATCTGGTTGAGGCACTCAGAAAGTTTGAGCTTGCAGTGGGAACCCTTCCAGGCAATCTGGGTTACTCTGTTGTCAAGGCTGCACTAAAGGCTGGAACTGACCTTGTGGACGTCTCCTTCATGCCCGAGAACCCCCTTGAACTTAGAGACAAGGCGGAAGAAGCTCGGGTTACTGTGATATTCGATGCAGGCTTCGCACCGGGCTTGAGTCATATACTGATGGGGAGACTTTGGGCCGAACTTGATACCTTGGAAGAGGGCCTGATATACGTTGGTGGTCTTCCCAAGCATCCCAGGCCACCACTTTATTACAGAATTACATGGTCACCTAAAGATTTAATTGAAGAATACGTTAGAAAGGCAAGGGTGACACGGAACGGTGAAATTCTGGAAATAGATCCCCTGAGCGAGGTAAGAAAAGTTCGGATTAAAAACATGGAATTCGAGGCATTCCCGAGCGATGGATTAAGGAGCTTATTGTGGAGTGTTAGGGCTAAAAAGCTAGAAGAGTGGACTCTAAGGTGGCCCGGACATTTGGAGAAGATAAAAGTTCTCAGGGAGTTGGGATTTTTCGAGGAGAAAAACCTGGACTTCACTCTCAACGTCATAGCCCCGCTCATGACCTACGAGAGCCCTGACTTCTCGATAATGGAGGTTCTCGCGAGGGGAATCCTTAACGGAAAGATGACAACCGGAAGATACCTCGTTTATGATGAAGAGAAAGACGGCCTAAGTTCAATGAGCCGTTTAACCGGCTTCACGGCCTCTTCAGTTGCCAGAATAGTTTCCGAGAGTAGCTGCATCTACGGAGTTATTCCTCCAGAGATGCTCGGAATGAGGATAGACACTTTTAACAGAATACTGGAAGACCTCAAGGATAGAGGCGTAATGATCGAGGGAGGGATCGAAAATGCTTCACCTGATAATAGCTGA
- a CDS encoding HAD family hydrolase: MTVYLFDFDGTLVNSHQAVEKALQLAIERTIPAVIESDLYDEYYQALFLFIKGKLTYRHLGVIHELVAQGTIHEYYRLMPKFIQDLPNARRTVRTLKRRGRTVISFSGEHTYPGGKVIFLKKTNWYDEFDSIITFKSTRDMLQKFEGIRELYPDEPIVWVDDSPSRFTYITDENTLLVQKASPYKHDVAILFERDNFVKIKNLRELLEIDERLEEFLR, translated from the coding sequence ATGACCGTGTATCTCTTTGATTTTGATGGAACCCTTGTGAACAGCCATCAGGCAGTCGAGAAGGCCCTTCAGCTCGCCATCGAGAGAACTATACCTGCAGTCATCGAGAGCGATCTCTATGATGAGTACTACCAGGCGCTCTTTCTTTTCATAAAGGGAAAGCTTACCTACCGCCACCTTGGCGTTATCCATGAACTGGTGGCCCAGGGCACAATTCACGAATACTACAGGCTTATGCCGAAGTTTATACAGGATCTACCCAACGCGAGGAGAACCGTTAGAACGCTGAAGAGGAGGGGAAGAACGGTCATAAGCTTTTCGGGAGAGCACACATATCCCGGTGGAAAGGTGATCTTTCTCAAAAAGACGAACTGGTACGATGAATTCGACTCAATAATCACTTTTAAGAGCACCAGGGATATGCTCCAGAAGTTTGAGGGAATAAGGGAACTGTATCCAGATGAACCAATAGTTTGGGTTGACGACAGCCCAAGCAGGTTCACGTACATAACCGACGAAAATACCCTCCTCGTTCAGAAAGCGTCCCCCTACAAGCACGATGTAGCCATACTCTTCGAAAGGGACAATTTCGTCAAGATCAAGAACCTCAGGGAGTTGCTTGAGATAGACGAAAGGTTGGAGGAGTTCCTGAGGTGA
- the eif1A gene encoding translation initiation factor eIF-1A: MAPHNKNKNQTEGEEIIRVPLPDRSKGQLFGVIEQALGAGWMDVRCEDGKVRRCRIPGKLKRRMWMRVGDVVIVQPWPVQSDQRGDIVYRYTKTQVDWLLRKGKISQDFITGGELLF; the protein is encoded by the coding sequence ATGGCACCACACAACAAGAATAAGAACCAGACAGAAGGAGAGGAGATAATTCGTGTTCCGCTCCCTGACAGGAGTAAAGGACAGCTCTTCGGCGTGATCGAGCAGGCCCTCGGAGCCGGCTGGATGGACGTCCGCTGCGAGGACGGAAAGGTGAGGAGATGCAGGATTCCGGGTAAGCTCAAGAGAAGGATGTGGATGCGCGTTGGGGATGTTGTCATAGTCCAGCCCTGGCCAGTTCAGAGTGACCAGAGAGGGGATATAGTTTACCGGTACACAAAAACCCAGGTTGACTGGCTCCTCAGGAAGGGCAAGATAAGTCAGGACTTTATCACCGGTGGCGAGCTCCTGTTCTGA
- a CDS encoding serine protein kinase RIO, protein MRGDALEREIEEILGLRERREKDSELYKIANEVFDRTTKETLAYLHRRGKIEELYGVISTGKEANVFAGVDSEGNRIAVKIYRTYTTEFRRIWEYLAADPRIGYLPKDMRKLVFVWTRREFKNLQRAIKYAVRVPEPLAFRNNVLVMEFIGDELPAPRLKDVEKDLTKTDFEELYDFTMGVIERLWKRGDMVHGDLSEYNILIHEGPVVIDWSQATVKRNRMSLELLRRDLTNVSNYFRKRGVDVVDPEEKFRELVER, encoded by the coding sequence ATGCGCGGGGATGCATTGGAGCGGGAGATCGAGGAAATACTGGGCCTGAGGGAGAGAAGAGAAAAGGACAGTGAGCTCTACAAAATAGCCAACGAAGTCTTTGACAGAACTACCAAAGAAACCCTGGCCTATCTCCACAGGCGGGGGAAGATAGAGGAGCTCTACGGTGTCATAAGCACAGGAAAAGAGGCCAACGTGTTTGCTGGCGTTGACTCAGAGGGGAACAGAATAGCCGTGAAAATTTACCGCACGTACACCACCGAGTTCAGAAGGATATGGGAATACCTTGCGGCTGACCCCAGGATAGGCTACCTGCCAAAAGACATGAGGAAGCTCGTCTTTGTCTGGACGAGGAGAGAGTTTAAAAACCTCCAGAGGGCGATAAAGTACGCCGTTAGGGTACCTGAACCACTGGCTTTTCGCAACAACGTACTAGTCATGGAGTTCATTGGCGATGAGCTGCCCGCTCCAAGGCTCAAAGACGTTGAAAAAGACCTCACGAAGACCGACTTCGAGGAGCTCTACGATTTCACAATGGGAGTAATCGAGAGGCTCTGGAAGAGGGGAGACATGGTTCACGGTGATTTAAGCGAATACAACATCCTGATCCACGAGGGGCCCGTGGTGATAGACTGGTCACAGGCTACAGTCAAAAGAAACCGCATGAGCCTTGAACTGCTGAGAAGGGATCTAACCAACGTCTCCAACTACTTCAGAAAGAGAGGTGTCGATGTCGTAGATCCCGAAGAAAAGTTTCGCGAGCTCGTTGAGAGGTGA
- a CDS encoding KH domain-containing protein gives MDEFERLLKKYERVDKDGRVEREKEEEEITFTSLGEQEEFVKIPKERIAVLIGKKGQTKREIERRTKTKIDVDSETGEVFITATEKTDDPLAVWKARDVVLAIGRGFSPERAFRLFNEGETLEVINLTDIVVGNEKNALPRVRGRIIGRKGRTREIIEEMSGADISVYGKTVAIIGNPIQVEVAKTAVEKLARGSPHGVVYRYLERRKKDLELEVANYYEALEGNAPDYFEDFEEEEE, from the coding sequence ATGGACGAGTTTGAGAGGCTCCTGAAGAAGTATGAGAGAGTTGACAAGGATGGAAGGGTTGAGAGAGAAAAAGAGGAAGAAGAAATTACGTTTACCTCCCTGGGTGAGCAGGAGGAGTTCGTTAAAATCCCAAAGGAAAGAATAGCAGTCCTCATTGGGAAGAAGGGGCAGACCAAAAGAGAGATCGAGAGAAGAACGAAAACCAAGATAGACGTCGACAGCGAGACTGGGGAAGTTTTCATAACCGCAACAGAAAAAACTGACGATCCCCTTGCAGTTTGGAAGGCCAGGGACGTTGTTCTGGCCATAGGGAGGGGCTTTTCACCCGAGAGGGCCTTCAGGCTCTTCAACGAGGGCGAAACCCTGGAGGTCATCAACCTCACTGACATCGTCGTCGGTAACGAGAAAAACGCACTTCCGAGGGTTAGGGGCAGGATAATAGGCAGAAAGGGCAGGACAAGGGAGATAATAGAGGAGATGAGCGGTGCAGACATAAGCGTCTACGGCAAAACCGTTGCAATAATTGGAAACCCGATCCAAGTTGAAGTTGCCAAAACCGCCGTGGAAAAGCTTGCCCGTGGTTCACCCCACGGCGTGGTTTACCGCTATCTGGAGCGGAGGAAGAAGGATCTTGAGCTTGAGGTTGCCAACTACTACGAGGCCCTCGAAGGCAACGCTCCTGATTACTTTGAGGACTTTGAAGAAGAGGAGGAGTGA